The region AATAAAAGAACTCTTAGATTCCTTATTGAATAGTTCATGCAACTTAGTACCGCCCCAAATGCGTTCTTTCAAAATTGGCTTAAATTGAATGGGATACAACTTCATTAATTTCCTTTATAAGTGACAAAATTACGTGGTGTTTCATACAACACTACTTCCAAATCTAATTTAGCTGCAATATGATTTCTCAATTTATTCCAAATAACTACTACAATATTTTCAGCCGTTGGATTGAGTTCTGCAAATTCGGGAACATCCAAATTCAAATTCTTATGATCAAATTTATTTTCAATTTGTTCTTTAATTAAATCAGATAAAATCTTTACATCCATAACAAATCCAGTTTCTGGATCAATTTCACCAGTAACACTTACTATCAATTCATAATTATGACCATGATAATTTGGATTATTACATTTCCCAAAAACAGCATCATTTTGCTCCATGGACCAATCTTTCCTATACAACCTATGTGCTGCATTAAAATGAGCTTTCCTACTTACAGTTACTCGCATATTATTTTTCAAAATGATGATAAAATTCCTCAAAAATTATTTTAAACCAAACTGTATATTCGTCCGGATTTAGCTTCATATCGCTTTTTACATCCTCTATTTTCATCCATTTCCAGCTTTCCACTTCCTCCTTATTAATAACCGGTTCTTCATTGGAATAACCAATCATAACATGATCTAATTCATGTTCAGTCAATCCATTATCAAAAGGCGCTTTGTAAATAAAATGAAACATTTCTGTCAGCTCAACTTTCATCCCCATTTCTTCCATTAATCGGCGAGAACCTGCTTCAATATTTGATTCTCCTTCACGTTGATGACTACAACAAGTATTTGTCCACAACAAAGGAGAATGGTATTTATGATGTGCTCGTTGTTGCAGTAACAATTCTTGATTATCATTTAAAACAAAAACAGAAAAGGCTCTATGCAATAAAGCTTTCTCGTGAGCCTCTAATTTATTCATTAAACCAATTGGCCTATCGTTTTCGTCAACTAAAATTACTTTTTCTTCTTTCACTTTATGGAAATTTGG is a window of Flavobacterium indicum GPTSA100-9 = DSM 17447 DNA encoding:
- the idi gene encoding isopentenyl-diphosphate Delta-isomerase — translated: MKEEKVILVDENDRPIGLMNKLEAHEKALLHRAFSVFVLNDNQELLLQQRAHHKYHSPLLWTNTCCSHQREGESNIEAGSRRLMEEMGMKVELTEMFHFIYKAPFDNGLTEHELDHVMIGYSNEEPVINKEEVESWKWMKIEDVKSDMKLNPDEYTVWFKIIFEEFYHHFEK
- a CDS encoding 6-pyruvoyl trahydropterin synthase family protein — translated: MRVTVSRKAHFNAAHRLYRKDWSMEQNDAVFGKCNNPNYHGHNYELIVSVTGEIDPETGFVMDVKILSDLIKEQIENKFDHKNLNLDVPEFAELNPTAENIVVVIWNKLRNHIAAKLDLEVVLYETPRNFVTYKGN